In Streptomyces venezuelae, the sequence CCCGGCCGATGTCGATGACCTCGCCGCCGATCTCCGGGGTGTGCTTGGTCGCGATGATCGTGCGGGCGTCCTCGCCGGTCATGCCCACGGCGAGCGGCCCGTGCTGGTTCAGCAGGCCGACCAGTTCGCGCTGGACCTGGCCCGCGAGGACCATCCGTACGACGTCCATGGCCTCCGGGGTCGTGACGCGCAGCCCCGCCTTGAACTCGCTGACCAGGCCCTGCTTGTCGAGCTGGGCGTTGATCTGGGGGCCGCCGCCGTGCACGACGACCGGCCTCAGGCCGGCCTGGCGCAGGAAGACGACGTCCTGGGCGAAGGCCGCCTTGAGGTCCTCGTCGATCATGGCGTTGCCGCCGAACTTGATGACGACGACCTTGCCGTTGTGGCGGGTGAGCCACGGCAGGGCCTCGATGAGGATCTGCGCCTTGGGCAGGGCGGTGTGCTTGCGGGCGGTGCCGGGCTGGCCGGCCTTCTCGTCGCTCATGAGGAGTAGGCGCTGTTCTCGTGGACGTACTCGGCGGTCAGGTCGTTGCCCCAGATCACGGCGGATTCGCCGCCGTTCGCCAGGTCGGCGGTGATGCGGACCTCACGGCCCTTCATGGAGACCAGGTCGCGGTCGTCGCCGACCGATCCGTTGCGGCAGACCCACACGTCGTTGATGGCGACGTTCAGCCGGTCCGGGTCGAAGGCGGCCTTGGTGGTGCCGATCGCGGAGAGCACCCGGCCCCAGTTGGGGTCCTCGCCGTGGATGGCGCACTTGAGCAGGTTGTTCCGGGCGATGGACCGGCCGACCTCGACCGCGTCGTCCTCGGTGAACGCACCGATGACCTCGATGCGGATGTCCTTGCTGGCGCCCTCGGCGTCGCCGATGAGCTGGCGGGCCAGGTCGTCGCAGACCGTGCGCACGGCCTCCGCGAACTCCTCGTAGGCCGGCACCTGG encodes:
- the argB gene encoding acetylglutamate kinase, giving the protein MSDEKAGQPGTARKHTALPKAQILIEALPWLTRHNGKVVVIKFGGNAMIDEDLKAAFAQDVVFLRQAGLRPVVVHGGGPQINAQLDKQGLVSEFKAGLRVTTPEAMDVVRMVLAGQVQRELVGLLNQHGPLAVGMTGEDARTIIATKHTPEIGGEVIDIGRVGEITSIDTGAIEALLADGRIPVISSIAGSADDHHVYNVNADTAAAALAAALGAETLMVLTDVEGLYADWPHSDEVISKLTVSELEKLLPELSSGMVPKMEGCLHAVRNGVNTARVLDGRVQHSILLEIFTDSGIGTMVVPDDQSGGTE